Proteins from one Bacillus alveayuensis genomic window:
- a CDS encoding spore germination protein PF (product_source=KO:K06304; ko=KO:K06304; pfam=PF10676), with the protein MPAIVGPIKINSVSGGVVNFGDSFYLSPKSASKSISGSGSGNTGDFHIVNNGFSISSGVDPDVNDQNQTANA; encoded by the coding sequence ATGCCTGCAATTGTAGGTCCAATTAAAATTAATTCAGTTTCTGGCGGCGTTGTGAACTTTGGCGATTCCTTTTATTTATCGCCAAAAAGCGCTTCTAAATCCATTTCTGGATCAGGAAGTGGAAATACGGGTGACTTCCACATTGTCAATAATGGATTTAGCATTTCAAGCGGAGTAGATCCAGATGTTAACGATCAAAATCAGACAGCCAACGCTTAA
- a CDS encoding spore germination protein PB (product_source=KO:K06300; ko=KO:K06300; pfam=PF10803), producing MNFYIHQTIQIQYLRVGAVSNSSVLQIGSAGMIKPLSNLYNTGGFTKPAPLPKKQAGVVEELPVTPPFFPLQPPSST from the coding sequence ATGAACTTCTATATCCATCAAACGATCCAAATTCAATATTTGCGCGTAGGGGCCGTAAGCAATTCTTCTGTCCTTCAAATTGGCAGTGCGGGCATGATCAAGCCTCTTTCCAATCTTTATAATACAGGAGGGTTTACAAAGCCTGCTCCCTTGCCAAAAAAGCAAGCTGGAGTAGTTGAGGAACTGCCTGTAACGCCACCTTTTTTTCCACTTCAACCCCCTAGCAGCACTTAG
- a CDS encoding spore germination protein PF (product_source=KO:K06304; ko=KO:K06304; pfam=PF10676) has product MPVIVGPAKINAVSDGIINFGDSFYLSPLSENKAISGSGDGNVGDFLNINNGISIVKGIDPDLLDQNQTANA; this is encoded by the coding sequence ATGCCAGTAATCGTAGGTCCGGCTAAAATTAATGCAGTATCTGATGGCATTATTAATTTCGGCGACTCCTTTTACCTATCACCGCTATCAGAAAATAAAGCTATTTCCGGCTCAGGTGATGGAAATGTTGGGGATTTCCTCAATATTAATAACGGCATAAGTATTGTAAAAGGAATAGACCCCGACCTTCTTGATCAAAACCAGACAGCTAATGCATAA
- a CDS encoding spore germination protein PE (product_source=KO:K06303; ko=KO:K06303; pfam=PF10970; superfamily=160574) produces the protein MGFSSIFQIGDSNKITPEVKVLAVQREHELYFGNEGDLKQFPIYREKIPQPVFDEPFHSAYFNEAPSIHVDSIKILAVSASSVVHFGSTDEVSSVARVKHIRQLEE, from the coding sequence ATGGGGTTTAGTTCGATATTTCAAATTGGAGATTCTAATAAAATTACACCTGAAGTAAAAGTCTTGGCTGTCCAAAGAGAGCATGAGTTATATTTTGGAAATGAAGGGGATTTAAAGCAATTCCCAATATATAGAGAAAAAATTCCACAGCCTGTTTTTGATGAACCATTTCATAGTGCATACTTTAATGAAGCTCCTTCCATTCATGTAGATTCAATCAAAATATTAGCGGTCTCCGCTTCATCAGTCGTTCATTTCGGCTCGACAGATGAAGTAAGCTCCGTCGCTAGAGTTAAACACATTCGCCAATTAGAAGAATAG
- a CDS encoding exonuclease SbcC (product_source=KO:K03546; cath_funfam=3.40.50.300; cog=COG0419; ko=KO:K03546; pfam=PF13555,PF13558; smart=SM00382; superfamily=52540) encodes MKPIKLAIAGLHSFREKQEIDFEALCSGGVFGIFGPTGSGKSSILDAMTLALYGKVERASNNTQGIMNHAEDQLSVSFTFELENAEQKKRYRVERSFKRTDSIRLKTSGCRLLEEGEETVVIADKANEVNEKIHELLGLTVDDFTRAVVLPQGKFAEFLSLKGSERRQMLQRLFNLEQYGDVLNKKLKMRLQKAKTSLSERIAEQAGIGDASKEAVRAAKEEVEKRKEHLKKVEEEYDTITKTYEEKRQIWNLQLEKDSVLQKQKELDREKAKYEMMEKKLEIAEAAERLKPYAEAVNELRKEKAYYDSETKRLEAETKTKKAVYEKKHQGFEDIRNEKIKKEPVLLQKREKLTQLIELVTELEKEQKQLASLNKECKLLEKKLHDKQVEIQKLENLLNKAYERQKELKKQLKENAVSKDVREKIRNATELKQKLEHLYKQRNELQELKEKKDHHLQMTKQKVTEAEEKKLQWKKQIAAKFQGLQAVYHHVSERQRELERFHHHMKMMQKKVRDEIEEARTHEAAKQLAFKLSEGEPCPVCGSTHHPAPKLESQLEERPLSVLQQTLASMEEKISHIQEEEKQIYTLKLKLEELSESIVAEQSFLQKVQPLTAAAIEPIFEEDEPFEHVDMGRFKQLSTEIKALNQDFLQVKEALQTFNQNIRQVMQIQSQYEPMQESLFIELKDLNEKIVEMKVHIGEEEQKWQTHFPELSIHDVEKMIEQIREKDAMVETLTERIETSISFLDEKEKEKLALKEEERTLSNQLSAKKAELKYKQQSVEEKQNRLNREEAESDKLHEELEGIEETLKRYKTVEQKAYEQWQTALKELQQLESEFHTAKKQMKDAKVKLEKAEKRWEEEKKKTSFQSIESVLEAILSVKEKQSIKAELLKYQEEVTHVKTALQQVIEKLKGQFLSESEWLEIQTLKHEVKARLNEAVEQKGAAETQLKVLLEKHERYMEIEKEKKTLQRDVDRMEHLQQILKGNSFVEYIAEKQLEQVSLDASERLGELTRRRYAIEVDSQGGFIMRDDANGGVKRPVSSLSGGETFLTSLALALSLSAQIQLSGQYPLQFFFLDEGFGTLDSELLDTVISALEKLQSHNLSVGVISHVQELRARLPKRLIVEPAEPSGRGTRVKIETL; translated from the coding sequence ATGAAACCGATTAAACTTGCGATAGCTGGCTTACATAGCTTCCGTGAAAAGCAGGAAATTGACTTTGAAGCATTATGCAGCGGCGGGGTTTTTGGAATTTTCGGGCCAACTGGAAGCGGCAAATCCTCTATATTAGATGCGATGACCCTTGCTTTATACGGAAAAGTTGAACGTGCCTCTAATAATACGCAAGGAATTATGAATCATGCCGAAGATCAGTTATCGGTTAGCTTTACGTTTGAACTAGAAAATGCCGAGCAGAAAAAACGGTATCGAGTGGAACGTTCATTTAAAAGAACAGATTCTATTCGTTTAAAAACATCAGGCTGCCGTTTATTAGAAGAAGGTGAAGAGACGGTTGTTATAGCAGATAAAGCAAATGAAGTAAACGAAAAGATTCATGAGCTTCTTGGATTGACGGTTGATGACTTTACACGTGCCGTCGTTCTCCCACAAGGCAAGTTTGCCGAATTCCTTTCTTTAAAAGGTTCGGAACGTAGGCAAATGCTGCAACGATTGTTTAATTTAGAGCAATATGGTGATGTGTTAAATAAGAAGCTAAAGATGCGGCTTCAGAAGGCCAAAACATCCCTTAGTGAACGAATAGCTGAACAAGCAGGCATTGGGGATGCATCAAAAGAGGCGGTTAGAGCGGCAAAGGAAGAAGTTGAAAAAAGGAAAGAGCACTTAAAAAAAGTAGAAGAAGAATATGATACGATCACGAAAACATATGAAGAGAAACGACAAATATGGAATTTGCAGCTAGAAAAAGATTCGGTTTTACAAAAGCAAAAAGAGCTAGACAGAGAAAAAGCGAAATACGAAATGATGGAGAAAAAGCTGGAAATAGCTGAAGCTGCTGAACGGCTCAAGCCATATGCTGAAGCGGTCAACGAGCTGAGGAAGGAAAAAGCCTACTACGATTCCGAAACAAAACGATTAGAAGCTGAAACGAAAACGAAAAAAGCTGTATACGAAAAAAAGCATCAAGGATTTGAAGATATTCGTAACGAAAAAATAAAAAAAGAACCAGTTCTATTACAGAAGCGTGAAAAGTTGACACAGCTCATCGAACTTGTCACTGAATTAGAGAAAGAGCAAAAGCAATTAGCTTCCTTAAATAAGGAATGTAAATTATTAGAAAAAAAGCTTCATGACAAACAGGTGGAAATTCAAAAGCTTGAAAATTTATTAAATAAAGCGTATGAAAGACAAAAAGAGCTGAAAAAACAGCTAAAAGAAAATGCCGTTTCAAAAGACGTCCGCGAAAAGATCCGAAATGCCACCGAGCTGAAGCAGAAGCTAGAGCATTTATATAAACAACGAAATGAGCTGCAAGAATTAAAGGAAAAGAAAGATCACCATTTGCAAATGACGAAACAGAAAGTTACCGAAGCTGAAGAAAAGAAATTACAGTGGAAAAAGCAGATTGCAGCAAAATTTCAAGGTTTACAAGCGGTTTATCATCATGTAAGTGAACGACAGCGTGAGCTTGAAAGGTTTCATCACCATATGAAAATGATGCAAAAAAAAGTTCGGGATGAAATAGAGGAAGCCCGAACACATGAAGCAGCGAAGCAGTTAGCATTCAAATTGTCTGAAGGAGAACCGTGCCCTGTTTGCGGTTCGACTCATCATCCAGCGCCTAAACTAGAATCACAACTAGAAGAGCGACCATTATCCGTATTACAGCAAACTCTTGCCTCTATGGAAGAAAAAATATCGCACATCCAAGAAGAAGAAAAACAAATTTACACATTAAAACTAAAATTAGAAGAATTATCTGAATCCATTGTGGCTGAGCAAAGCTTTTTACAAAAGGTCCAGCCATTGACGGCGGCAGCGATAGAGCCGATTTTTGAAGAAGATGAGCCGTTCGAACATGTGGATATGGGAAGATTTAAGCAGCTTTCGACCGAAATAAAAGCATTAAATCAAGATTTCCTTCAAGTCAAAGAAGCGTTGCAAACATTCAATCAAAACATACGTCAAGTTATGCAAATTCAAAGCCAATATGAACCAATGCAAGAATCTCTTTTCATAGAGCTAAAGGATCTTAATGAAAAAATTGTAGAAATGAAAGTTCATATAGGGGAAGAAGAGCAAAAATGGCAAACACATTTTCCCGAGCTTTCCATTCACGATGTTGAGAAAATGATCGAACAAATAAGAGAAAAGGATGCAATGGTTGAAACATTAACGGAACGGATTGAAACGAGCATTTCCTTTTTAGATGAAAAAGAAAAGGAAAAACTAGCTTTAAAGGAAGAAGAAAGAACACTGTCTAATCAGTTATCAGCGAAAAAGGCTGAGCTCAAATATAAACAACAGTCAGTTGAAGAAAAGCAAAACCGTTTAAACCGAGAAGAAGCTGAAAGCGATAAGCTTCATGAAGAGCTTGAGGGAATTGAAGAAACATTAAAGCGATACAAAACAGTTGAGCAGAAAGCCTATGAACAGTGGCAAACGGCTCTAAAGGAGCTTCAACAGCTTGAAAGCGAATTTCATACAGCGAAAAAACAAATGAAAGATGCGAAAGTGAAATTAGAAAAAGCAGAAAAAAGATGGGAAGAAGAAAAGAAGAAAACTTCCTTTCAAAGCATTGAATCTGTCCTTGAAGCGATTTTATCTGTAAAGGAAAAACAATCCATTAAAGCTGAACTATTAAAATACCAAGAGGAAGTAACACACGTCAAAACCGCCCTGCAGCAAGTAATCGAAAAATTAAAGGGACAATTTTTATCCGAATCTGAATGGCTCGAAATTCAAACATTAAAACATGAGGTGAAAGCTCGCCTTAATGAAGCGGTAGAACAAAAAGGAGCGGCCGAAACGCAGCTTAAAGTGCTTCTTGAGAAACATGAACGATATATGGAGATCGAAAAGGAAAAGAAAACATTACAACGTGATGTAGATCGGATGGAGCATTTGCAACAGATATTAAAAGGAAATAGCTTCGTAGAATATATTGCAGAAAAACAGCTCGAACAAGTTAGCTTAGATGCCTCTGAACGTCTAGGGGAACTAACGAGAAGACGTTATGCAATCGAAGTCGATTCTCAAGGTGGATTCATTATGCGCGATGATGCAAACGGTGGGGTTAAACGTCCTGTATCGTCTTTATCAGGAGGGGAAACGTTCTTAACATCACTTGCACTTGCCTTATCTTTATCAGCCCAAATCCAGCTCTCGGGCCAATATCCACTTCAATTTTTCTTTTTAGATGAAGGCTTTGGAACATTAGATTCAGAGCTGCTTGATACAGTCATTTCCGCTCTAGAAAAATTACAATCTCATAATTTATCTGTTGGTGTCATCAGCCATGTTCAAGAGCTTCGAGCACGGCTGCCAAAGCGCTTAATTGTTGAACCAGCAGAGCCATCAGGAAGAGGAACGCGAGTCAAAATAGAAACATTATAA
- a CDS encoding spore germination protein PA (product_source=KO:K06299; ko=KO:K06299; pfam=PF10676; superfamily=49749), which produces MPAIVGAFKVNSVGTSSVLHIGDVLNISPYSEVKTFAGAGSFNTGDGLNIFNQNSVTNTYDRDLVDQPTVLNA; this is translated from the coding sequence ATGCCAGCGATTGTAGGAGCTTTTAAAGTAAATAGTGTAGGAACAAGCAGTGTTCTTCATATCGGAGACGTTCTAAATATTTCCCCTTATAGTGAAGTTAAAACGTTCGCAGGCGCTGGTTCATTTAATACAGGGGATGGACTAAACATTTTCAATCAAAACAGTGTAACGAACACGTATGACCGCGACCTAGTTGACCAGCCAACGGTTTTGAACGCATAG
- a CDS encoding hypothetical protein (product_source=Hypo-rule applied; pfam=PF10949): protein MVSILSNVKRQLLQLQKRSYMIGIVQKYEPDLVLFDHEDEQILFQNVLEKDLDIYINGRWEKGKWVGGSFVQIGSVTYELQDGEKIRVKKNLAYSFQQVLEELSDESFTMFVKHLNHLSFSIYDLLYGHNQLLFQKRGASIYVFDNGEQICAVQHFFKRSGLISDRFEFTLSTGERSIITSLTV, encoded by the coding sequence GTGGTTTCGATTTTATCAAATGTAAAACGTCAGCTATTACAACTACAAAAACGTTCATATATGATTGGGATTGTACAGAAATATGAGCCCGACTTAGTATTATTTGATCATGAGGATGAACAAATACTTTTTCAAAACGTATTAGAAAAGGATCTCGATATCTACATAAACGGAAGATGGGAAAAAGGAAAATGGGTAGGAGGAAGTTTCGTTCAAATAGGAAGTGTAACGTATGAATTACAGGATGGCGAAAAAATTCGTGTCAAAAAGAATTTAGCCTATTCGTTTCAGCAAGTTTTAGAAGAACTTTCAGATGAGAGCTTTACGATGTTTGTCAAGCATTTAAATCACCTTTCGTTTTCCATTTATGACTTATTATATGGACATAATCAATTGCTGTTTCAAAAAAGGGGTGCTTCCATTTACGTTTTCGATAATGGGGAACAAATTTGTGCGGTTCAACATTTCTTCAAGCGCAGCGGCTTGATCTCAGACCGATTTGAATTTACTTTAAGCACTGGGGAAAGAAGCATCATTACTTCATTAACTGTGTAG
- a CDS encoding spore germination protein PD (product_source=KO:K06302; ko=KO:K06302), translated as MNYTVVNKDLNVGIVRVMSVSSSSVFLIGDTNTISLSSIFDTPPEAVVIGPLVPLSPE; from the coding sequence ATGAACTATACCGTTGTCAATAAAGATTTGAATGTAGGAATAGTGAGAGTGATGAGCGTTTCCAGTTCATCTGTCTTTTTAATCGGCGACACAAATACAATATCATTATCTTCTATTTTTGATACGCCACCTGAAGCTGTTGTCATCGGACCTTTAGTACCACTTTCACCAGAATAA
- a CDS encoding 2-keto-4-pentenoate hydratase/2-oxohepta-3-ene-1,7-dioic acid hydratase in catechol pathway (product_source=COG0179; cath_funfam=3.90.850.10; cog=COG0179; pfam=PF01557; superfamily=56529): MKFVTAELHGRTFIGLIYDDNYVIDIQKAEKKLYEEEFTPSSMLQCIELGDKFVHQIDTLMELVEKEKERESYVYPLADIKLLAPIPRPTKNIFCVGKNYRDHALEMGTVEDIPKHVMIFSKTPTTVIAHEEQIDPHLHVTNELDYEGELAVIIGKKGKRISIEDAMDYVFGYTIINDVTARDLQNRHKQYLLGKSLDTSCPMGPFLVHKSAIPHPHQLNIETKVNGEIRQKANTEQMIFPIPEIISVISQGTTLEPGDIIATGTPAGVGKGFNPPKLLQSGDIIEITVEGIGTLRNTVKAKS; encoded by the coding sequence ATGAAATTTGTAACAGCTGAACTACATGGAAGAACATTTATTGGACTGATTTATGACGATAACTATGTCATTGATATCCAAAAAGCAGAAAAGAAACTATACGAGGAAGAATTTACACCTTCTTCCATGCTGCAATGTATTGAACTAGGTGATAAATTTGTTCATCAGATCGACACTTTAATGGAATTAGTAGAAAAAGAAAAAGAGCGTGAATCATATGTTTATCCATTAGCGGATATAAAGCTATTGGCGCCGATTCCTAGACCAACGAAAAATATTTTTTGTGTTGGAAAAAATTATCGAGATCATGCTTTAGAGATGGGAACAGTAGAAGATATACCAAAGCATGTCATGATTTTTTCTAAAACACCGACGACAGTGATTGCTCATGAAGAACAAATAGATCCACATCTTCATGTTACTAATGAGCTTGATTATGAGGGAGAGCTTGCCGTTATCATTGGGAAAAAGGGAAAAAGGATTTCAATAGAAGATGCGATGGATTATGTGTTCGGTTACACCATAATTAATGATGTAACAGCCCGCGACTTACAAAATCGCCATAAACAATATTTACTAGGAAAAAGCTTAGACACATCTTGTCCAATGGGACCTTTTCTCGTTCATAAATCAGCGATACCGCACCCACATCAACTAAACATAGAAACAAAAGTAAACGGAGAAATCCGTCAAAAAGCAAATACGGAGCAAATGATTTTTCCGATTCCAGAAATTATTTCTGTTATTTCTCAAGGAACGACACTTGAACCAGGTGATATTATTGCAACTGGTACTCCAGCTGGAGTTGGAAAAGGGTTTAATCCACCAAAACTACTACAATCCGGTGATATCATTGAAATAACAGTCGAAGGAATCGGGACATTGCGCAATACTGTAAAGGCGAAATCATAA
- a CDS encoding Ca2+/H+ antiporter (product_source=COG0387; cog=COG0387; pfam=PF07457; superfamily=48317; transmembrane_helix_parts=Outside_1_3,TMhelix_4_21,Inside_22_32,TMhelix_33_52,Outside_53_56,TMhelix_57_79,Inside_80_90,TMhelix_91_113,Outside_114_116), whose translation MTHLHITTWVILLILYFIALGKYSKRIHMAVRLFYLIVIATGLELVIRFNVFQIANYVGEYIGKIVLAIVLIGLMEMVLVRKQKGNLSKGLSISFWIMLVLVILVGFRLPLGFQLF comes from the coding sequence ATGACCCATTTACACATTACAACTTGGGTAATTTTGCTCATTTTATATTTCATTGCATTAGGTAAATATTCAAAACGTATACATATGGCGGTTCGTCTTTTTTATTTAATCGTCATTGCAACTGGATTAGAGCTTGTCATTCGTTTTAATGTTTTTCAAATAGCAAATTATGTAGGGGAATATATTGGAAAAATTGTATTAGCGATCGTATTAATTGGCTTAATGGAAATGGTATTAGTACGCAAACAAAAAGGTAATTTATCAAAAGGTTTATCCATCAGTTTTTGGATTATGCTTGTACTTGTCATTTTAGTTGGCTTCCGCTTACCATTAGGATTTCAATTATTTTAA
- a CDS encoding DMSO/TMAO reductase YedYZ molybdopterin-dependent catalytic subunit (product_source=COG2041; cath_funfam=3.90.420.10; cog=COG2041; pfam=PF00174; superfamily=56524) produces MGKTLPPGQFETNKWPILHEGDVYKFQEENWNFKLFGDIKEEITLSYQDVMNLPKTVATIDMHCVTTWSKFDTTFEGIAFREFLNFVELEKDVKYVKIYGYLNGDRFGYSANLPLEALLGDDALFVYKWKDQNHDWQEISPKHGYPLRFIPPASFYLWKGAKWASGIRFMKEDEAGYWEKRGYSMTANPFKEERFS; encoded by the coding sequence ATGGGAAAAACATTGCCTCCTGGACAATTTGAAACAAATAAATGGCCTATTCTTCATGAAGGAGATGTATACAAATTCCAAGAGGAGAATTGGAATTTTAAACTTTTTGGCGATATAAAAGAGGAAATTACTTTATCATATCAAGATGTGATGAATTTACCGAAAACCGTTGCAACGATTGATATGCATTGTGTGACGACATGGTCAAAATTCGATACAACCTTTGAAGGGATTGCCTTCCGTGAATTTTTAAATTTCGTGGAACTCGAAAAAGATGTCAAATACGTGAAAATTTATGGCTATTTAAACGGAGACCGTTTTGGCTACTCAGCCAATTTACCCCTTGAAGCTTTATTAGGTGATGATGCTTTATTTGTATACAAATGGAAAGACCAAAATCATGATTGGCAAGAGATATCTCCTAAGCATGGCTACCCGCTTCGATTCATTCCACCAGCTTCTTTCTATTTATGGAAAGGGGCCAAATGGGCATCAGGAATTCGCTTTATGAAAGAGGATGAAGCAGGCTATTGGGAGAAAAGAGGCTACTCCATGACTGCCAATCCTTTTAAAGAAGAACGATTTTCCTAA
- a CDS encoding spore germination protein PC (product_source=KO:K06301; cog=COG1777; ko=KO:K06301; pfam=PF10737; superfamily=116742,158414), translating to MSFDPYNLQHYLDQLYRYIQYQNERMNHLEKTLHILRDQIDELKRKPYTNIEKVEYKFDQLKVETLEGVLNIGLNPTDPESIDQFDVQQKELKVSAIHKEIKNQIYQQCKENIFHYLEEDCPKKIEELAQKHQCKFDKTYQNIMIEDIKKQIDGRIQYYMQTLRLHESVDVKQQVQFVEEKVKKDIENSITHFLKYLPKEMKGDS from the coding sequence ATGTCCTTTGATCCATACAATTTACAACACTACTTAGACCAGCTATATAGATATATTCAATATCAGAACGAACGAATGAATCATTTAGAGAAAACTCTGCATATCCTTCGAGATCAAATCGATGAATTAAAAAGGAAACCGTATACAAATATTGAAAAGGTAGAATATAAGTTTGACCAACTAAAAGTGGAAACGTTAGAAGGGGTATTAAATATTGGGTTAAACCCTACGGATCCAGAGAGCATTGATCAATTTGATGTTCAACAAAAAGAACTTAAAGTAAGTGCCATTCACAAAGAAATAAAAAATCAAATTTATCAACAATGCAAGGAAAATATTTTCCATTATTTAGAGGAAGATTGTCCGAAAAAAATTGAGGAGCTTGCTCAAAAACATCAATGTAAATTTGACAAAACGTATCAAAACATCATGATTGAGGACATAAAAAAACAAATTGACGGAAGAATTCAGTATTACATGCAGACACTCCGCCTTCACGAAAGTGTAGATGTAAAACAACAAGTTCAATTTGTAGAAGAGAAAGTAAAAAAGGATATAGAAAATTCAATTACACATTTTCTTAAATATTTACCTAAAGAAATGAAAGGTGATTCATAA
- a CDS encoding hypothetical protein (product_source=Hypo-rule applied; pfam=PF09388; superfamily=140500) → MTMQNIEQLRIKLIQTADKYGLNSSQTLQCSQELDALLIKEMLSQINILKKEKKE, encoded by the coding sequence ATGACGATGCAAAATATTGAACAATTAAGAATTAAATTGATTCAAACAGCTGATAAATATGGATTGAATTCAAGTCAAACGCTTCAATGCAGTCAAGAGCTAGATGCTTTACTTATAAAAGAAATGCTGTCGCAAATAAATATCTTAAAAAAAGAGAAAAAAGAATAG